In Pseudomonas sp. R76, one genomic interval encodes:
- a CDS encoding gluconokinase, with protein MSQPVTALVIMGVSGCGKSSVSEALCRLNGATAIEGDSFHPAANIEKMSAGHPLNDDDRAGWLDILCDELRRSLKAGEHPVLTCSALKKKYRDHLREAAPGLGFVFLELTRAVAADRVSHRPGHFMPASLIDSQFATLESPVGEPLTLALNASEDSVEDLAEQTNAWWLQHGFEPTH; from the coding sequence ATGAGTCAACCTGTTACCGCCCTGGTCATCATGGGTGTTTCCGGCTGTGGCAAGTCCAGCGTCAGCGAAGCCCTATGCCGCCTGAACGGCGCCACCGCCATTGAAGGCGACAGCTTTCACCCCGCCGCGAACATCGAGAAGATGAGCGCCGGCCACCCTCTCAACGACGACGACCGCGCCGGCTGGCTCGACATCCTGTGCGATGAACTGCGCCGCTCGCTCAAAGCCGGCGAGCATCCGGTGCTCACCTGTTCAGCCCTGAAGAAAAAATACCGTGACCACCTGCGCGAAGCCGCGCCGGGCCTGGGCTTTGTGTTCCTGGAGCTGACCCGCGCCGTGGCCGCCGACCGCGTGTCCCATCGCCCCGGTCATTTCATGCCGGCAAGCCTGATCGACAGCCAGTTCGCCACCCTCGAGTCGCCCGTGGGCGAGCCGCTGACCCTGGCGCTGAACGCCAGCGAAGACAGCGTCGAGGACCTGGCCGAGCAAACCAATGCCTGGTGGCTGCAACACGGCTTTGAACCAACCCATTAA
- a CDS encoding SDR family oxidoreductase → MSKPLIIITGASSGIGEATARLLSAAGHPLLLLARRIDRLNDLALPNTLSRGVDITDRAALVAAVKEAEAQFGPADALINNAGVMLLGAVSEQAPEQWEQMLDVNVKGLLNGIHAVAGSMVARKGGTIINVSSVAGRKTFPNHVAYVGTKFAVHGISENLREELSPSNVRVITIAPGAVETELLSHTTDEAIKSGYQAWKQDMGGTVLSADDVASAIAYAYQQPQHVCIREIVLAATRQQP, encoded by the coding sequence ATGAGCAAGCCACTGATCATCATCACCGGCGCCAGTTCCGGCATTGGCGAAGCCACCGCGCGCCTGTTATCAGCCGCCGGGCATCCGCTGCTGTTGTTGGCGCGGCGTATTGATCGCCTGAACGATCTGGCCCTGCCCAACACCTTGAGCCGGGGCGTGGACATCACCGACCGCGCGGCATTGGTCGCCGCCGTGAAGGAAGCCGAAGCCCAATTCGGCCCCGCCGATGCGCTGATCAACAATGCCGGCGTGATGTTGCTGGGCGCCGTCAGCGAGCAAGCCCCCGAGCAATGGGAGCAGATGCTCGACGTTAACGTCAAAGGCCTGCTCAACGGCATTCACGCGGTGGCCGGCAGCATGGTCGCACGCAAGGGCGGCACGATCATCAACGTGAGTTCGGTGGCTGGGCGCAAGACCTTCCCGAATCATGTGGCGTATGTCGGCACCAAGTTCGCGGTGCATGGGATTTCGGAGAATCTGCGTGAGGAATTGTCGCCGAGCAATGTGCGGGTGATCACCATTGCGCCGGGCGCGGTGGAGACCGAGTTGCTCAGCCACACCACGGATGAGGCGATCAAGAGCGGTTACCAGGCCTGGAAACAGGACATGGGCGGCACGGTGTTGAGTGCCGATGATGTGGCTTCGGCGATTGCCTATGCGTATCAGCAGCCGCAGCATGTGTGCATTCGCGAGATTGTGTTGGCGGCGACGCGTCAGCAGCCATAA
- a CDS encoding GNAT family N-acetyltransferase — translation METRLVPYETLSLVQKQQLDTLQVHPEQLAYSGDIYCALNSLLVNPNPGAIKGFALLADDRPVAFLLLKRPPCLPHWADEHSATLHALQVDRTQQGRGFGKACLHALPAAALLAWPQIQGLELSVDADNVAAMGLYLAAGWVDSGEAYRGRVGYERRLALVF, via the coding sequence ATGGAAACCCGCCTCGTCCCCTATGAGACGCTGAGCCTTGTGCAAAAACAGCAGCTCGACACCCTGCAAGTGCATCCCGAGCAACTGGCGTACTCCGGCGATATCTACTGCGCGCTGAACAGCCTGCTGGTCAACCCCAACCCCGGCGCGATCAAAGGCTTTGCCCTGCTCGCCGACGACCGGCCCGTGGCCTTCCTCCTGCTTAAACGCCCGCCGTGCCTGCCTCACTGGGCCGATGAACACAGCGCCACGCTGCATGCGCTGCAAGTGGACCGCACCCAGCAAGGGCGAGGTTTCGGCAAAGCCTGCTTACACGCACTGCCGGCGGCGGCCCTGCTGGCCTGGCCGCAGATCCAGGGGCTGGAGTTGTCGGTGGACGCCGACAACGTGGCGGCGATGGGGCTGTATCTGGCGGCCGGGTGGGTCGACAGTGGGGAGGCATATCGGGGACGGGTTGGGTATGAGCGCCGGTTGGCGTTAGTATTTTGA
- a CDS encoding GyrI-like domain-containing protein: protein MDQQIKQPLEPRMEAGKALVIAGVQGRYSKATVGDIPKLWELFDTCIKDLKKRVGGVTYGVCHNPKHGEFDYLAGAEVPSKSDVPSNFEFVEIPPLNYAVFRHDGPVQALEQTYERIMFEWLPHSGYKVMGADFERYSADFDVRKGTGTVEIWLPVGERG, encoded by the coding sequence ATGGATCAGCAGATAAAACAACCGTTGGAGCCGCGCATGGAAGCCGGTAAAGCCCTGGTGATCGCAGGCGTCCAAGGGCGTTATTCGAAGGCCACTGTGGGTGATATTCCCAAACTGTGGGAGTTGTTCGATACATGCATCAAGGACCTCAAGAAGCGTGTCGGTGGCGTGACGTATGGCGTTTGCCATAACCCCAAGCACGGCGAATTCGACTATCTGGCCGGTGCTGAAGTGCCAAGCAAAAGCGACGTGCCGAGCAACTTCGAGTTTGTCGAAATTCCACCGCTCAACTACGCCGTGTTCCGGCATGACGGGCCGGTGCAGGCACTTGAGCAAACGTACGAGCGCATCATGTTCGAATGGCTGCCGCACTCGGGCTATAAGGTGATGGGGGCGGACTTCGAGCGTTACAGTGCCGATTTTGATGTACGCAAGGGCACGGGCACCGTGGAAATCTGGTTGCCGGTTGGCGAAAGAGGCTGA
- a CDS encoding SRPBCC family protein, giving the protein MTTQPAEFELSISRLIDAPRNRVFRAWTEPALLQQWWGPHGMTTPECEMNLWVGGLFRTLMRAPDGAEYPTQGVFLEIQAPSRLVFTDAYAPGWIPSGKPFMTAEVTFEDVDGKTLYTARAMHWSEADKQAHEAMGFHDGWGQSLDRLVTLVTQGMPD; this is encoded by the coding sequence ATGACCACCCAACCCGCTGAATTTGAACTGTCCATCAGCCGCTTGATCGACGCCCCGCGCAACCGCGTATTTCGCGCCTGGACCGAGCCCGCCTTGCTGCAGCAATGGTGGGGCCCACACGGCATGACCACGCCCGAATGCGAAATGAACCTGTGGGTCGGCGGCCTGTTTCGCACCTTGATGCGCGCGCCGGACGGCGCCGAATACCCGACCCAAGGGGTGTTCCTGGAAATCCAGGCGCCGAGCCGGCTGGTGTTTACCGACGCCTACGCGCCGGGCTGGATCCCGTCGGGCAAGCCGTTCATGACCGCCGAAGTAACCTTCGAAGACGTCGACGGCAAAACCCTCTACACCGCCCGCGCCATGCACTGGAGCGAAGCCGACAAGCAGGCCCACGAAGCCATGGGCTTCCATGATGGCTGGGGCCAAAGCCTGGACCGCCTGGTGACGCTGGTGACCCAAGGCATGCCCGATTGA
- a CDS encoding DUF6124 family protein codes for MINETEKPPTILFTLIPDTPTESLLTNSYETLCSVSTLLLDLSDDLTGKHRDVALAIHQLSELSVLMVGKAMDQQTPRT; via the coding sequence ATGATCAATGAAACCGAAAAACCGCCAACCATTCTTTTCACCCTCATCCCCGATACCCCCACCGAATCCCTGCTGACAAACAGCTACGAAACCCTGTGTTCCGTCAGCACCTTGTTGCTCGACCTGTCCGATGACCTCACCGGCAAACACCGCGATGTCGCATTGGCGATTCATCAACTGAGCGAGCTATCAGTGCTGATGGTAGGCAAAGCCATGGACCAGCAAACACCGCGCACCTAA
- a CDS encoding RNA polymerase sigma factor, whose protein sequence is MTPQIEAIYRSESRRVLATLIRLLGDFDLAEEALHEAFFVAVERWQQDGVPSNPRAWLVSTGRFKAIDRLRRQARFTPLLQEQADALEAADWSENDVEDDRLRLIFTCCHPALAPDAQAALTLREICDLTTEEIARAFLATPTTIAQRIVRAKGKIREAKIPYQVPSLDELPERLDSVLRVVYLVFNEGYSASMGAGLTREELTREAIRLGRLLLELLPEPEVAGLLALMLLHESRRAARSTDKGELVLLDEQDRRLWDAALIAEGCALVEQALRTRRFGPYCLQAAIAAVHAEAPSAGETDWLQIVGLYDVLLRQVPSPVIELNRAVAVAMRDGPLAGLQLVEGIVSRGELLDYHLAHSARGEFCRQLGRTDEAKAAYEKALSLTQQTPEKSFLKRRLAELKSYKQ, encoded by the coding sequence TTGACGCCTCAGATCGAGGCCATTTACCGCAGCGAATCACGCCGCGTACTCGCCACGCTGATTCGCCTGCTGGGTGATTTCGACCTCGCCGAAGAAGCCTTGCACGAGGCGTTCTTCGTCGCGGTCGAGCGCTGGCAGCAGGACGGCGTGCCGAGTAATCCACGTGCCTGGTTGGTGTCGACCGGCCGTTTCAAAGCCATCGACCGCCTGCGCCGCCAGGCCCGGTTTACCCCGTTGTTGCAGGAACAGGCGGACGCGCTGGAAGCGGCTGACTGGAGTGAGAACGACGTGGAAGACGACCGCCTGCGCCTGATCTTTACCTGCTGCCACCCGGCATTGGCGCCCGACGCCCAGGCGGCGCTGACCTTGCGTGAGATCTGCGACCTCACCACCGAAGAAATCGCCCGCGCGTTTCTGGCCACGCCCACCACCATCGCCCAACGCATCGTGCGCGCCAAAGGCAAAATCCGTGAAGCGAAAATTCCCTATCAGGTGCCGTCCCTGGATGAACTGCCCGAGCGGCTCGACAGCGTGTTGCGCGTGGTTTATCTGGTGTTCAACGAGGGCTACTCGGCGTCGATGGGCGCAGGCCTCACCCGCGAGGAGTTGACCCGCGAAGCCATTCGCCTGGGCCGCCTGCTGCTGGAGTTGCTGCCGGAGCCTGAAGTCGCGGGCTTGCTGGCGTTGATGCTGCTGCACGAGTCGCGCCGAGCGGCGCGGAGTACGGACAAAGGCGAGTTGGTGCTGCTGGATGAACAGGACCGCAGGCTGTGGGACGCCGCCTTGATCGCTGAAGGCTGTGCGCTGGTGGAGCAGGCACTGAGAACCCGGCGGTTTGGGCCGTATTGCCTGCAAGCCGCGATTGCTGCGGTGCACGCCGAAGCGCCCAGCGCAGGCGAGACGGATTGGCTGCAGATTGTCGGGCTCTATGACGTATTGCTCAGGCAGGTGCCATCGCCGGTGATCGAGCTGAACCGCGCGGTGGCCGTGGCGATGCGCGATGGGCCGTTGGCAGGTTTGCAGTTGGTTGAGGGGATTGTGTCGCGAGGAGAATTGCTGGATTACCACTTGGCGCATTCGGCGCGCGGGGAGTTTTGTCGGCAGTTGGGGCGTACCGATGAGGCCAAGGCGGCCTACGAAAAGGCTCTGTCGCTGACCCAACAAACCCCAGAAAAAAGCTTCCTAAAGCGGCGCCTGGCAGAACTCAAATCCTACAAACAGTGA
- a CDS encoding GntP family permease, giving the protein MFGMSHESYLLLDAVVTIIGLIFLITKFKVHPFIALIIAAGFLGLTSGMPVDKIIKAFQDGFGGVLGFVGIILALGTMLGKMMAESGGADQIAQTLIRAFGKEKVQWAMMFAAFLVGIPLFFEIGFVLLIPLVFIVARRTGVSLIKIGIPLLAGLSAVHGLVPPHPGPLLAIGVFGADIGKTILYGLIVALPTAIIAGPIFGTFIAKYIPGNPSQELVDQLAREPESKDLPSFSITLITVLLPVFLMLLKTFADVALADGHVIRNWMDMIGHPITALLLALLLSLYTFGHRQGIHSKQILKLLDASLAPTAAIILIIGAGGGFKQMLVTSGVGDVIGHMAVNAQINPILLAWLVAAVIRVATGSATVATITGAGIVVPVVGMIPGVNRELLVLATGAGSLVLSHVNDAGFWLVKQYFNMTVVETFKTWTAMETILSVVALIFIMLLSLVV; this is encoded by the coding sequence ATGTTTGGCATGTCCCACGAGTCCTACCTGCTGCTAGATGCAGTGGTCACTATCATCGGGCTGATCTTTTTGATCACCAAGTTCAAGGTGCACCCGTTCATTGCACTGATCATCGCGGCCGGCTTCCTCGGCCTGACCTCGGGCATGCCCGTGGACAAGATCATCAAGGCGTTCCAGGACGGCTTCGGCGGGGTGCTCGGCTTTGTCGGCATCATCCTTGCGCTGGGCACGATGCTCGGCAAGATGATGGCCGAGTCCGGCGGCGCCGATCAGATCGCGCAGACCTTGATCCGCGCCTTCGGCAAAGAGAAAGTCCAGTGGGCGATGATGTTCGCCGCGTTCCTGGTGGGCATCCCGCTGTTCTTCGAGATCGGTTTTGTACTGCTGATTCCGCTGGTATTCATCGTCGCGCGCCGCACGGGTGTGTCGCTGATCAAAATCGGCATCCCGCTGCTCGCCGGCCTGTCGGCGGTGCACGGCCTGGTGCCACCGCACCCGGGCCCGCTGCTGGCCATCGGCGTATTTGGCGCGGACATCGGCAAGACCATCCTGTACGGGCTGATCGTCGCGCTGCCGACCGCCATCATCGCCGGGCCGATTTTCGGTACGTTTATCGCCAAGTACATCCCGGGCAACCCGTCCCAGGAACTGGTCGACCAACTGGCCCGCGAGCCGGAATCCAAAGACCTGCCGAGCTTCAGCATTACCCTGATCACCGTGCTGCTGCCGGTGTTCCTGATGCTGCTCAAAACCTTCGCTGACGTCGCGTTGGCCGACGGCCATGTCATCCGCAACTGGATGGACATGATCGGTCACCCGATCACCGCGCTGCTGCTGGCGTTGCTGCTGTCGCTCTACACCTTTGGCCATCGCCAGGGCATTCACTCCAAGCAAATCCTCAAGCTGCTCGACGCCAGCCTGGCGCCGACGGCGGCGATCATCCTGATCATCGGCGCCGGCGGTGGTTTCAAGCAGATGCTGGTGACCAGCGGCGTGGGCGACGTGATCGGCCATATGGCGGTGAACGCACAGATCAACCCGATTCTGCTGGCGTGGCTGGTGGCGGCGGTGATTCGTGTGGCCACCGGTTCCGCGACCGTGGCGACCATTACTGGCGCAGGCATTGTGGTGCCGGTGGTGGGGATGATTCCGGGGGTTAACCGTGAGCTGCTGGTGTTGGCGACGGGGGCGGGGTCGTTGGTGTTGTCTCACGTCAACGATGCGGGGTTCTGGCTGGTGAAGCAGTACTTCAATATGACCGTGGTCGAGACGTTCAAGACCTGGACGGCGATGGAGACCATCCTGTCGGTGGTGGCGCTGATCTTTATCATGTTGCTGTCGTTGGTGGTCTGA
- a CDS encoding LysR family transcriptional regulator, translated as MDVRHLKAFLAVFEERNITAAAQRLFISQPTLSVTIKQLEDELGVALFVRQPRGVDVSAEARVLYPQARRMVAEADALSGLFRGRENRIALELGMEGDIADSQIETFLRMAHQGLPGLLLTLQEGCEGDARLAVEEMCCEDELFLPLWEESYVMALRTAHPMAQAGKEQAWAPIEDWITCPQHDSHQRLMALYGRSPQAVVGHAGSLTQALHMVAAGVGVAMLPQSMAAERAGVVIREWHLPAPTRRVGLCFAAQALELPALRALHEYFQNNRPPQLSAA; from the coding sequence ATGGATGTGCGTCACCTCAAGGCGTTTCTCGCGGTGTTCGAAGAGCGCAACATCACCGCCGCCGCCCAGCGTCTGTTTATCAGTCAGCCGACCTTGTCAGTAACCATCAAGCAGCTGGAAGATGAACTCGGCGTGGCGCTGTTTGTGCGTCAGCCGCGCGGCGTGGACGTCAGCGCCGAGGCGCGCGTGCTGTACCCGCAGGCGCGGCGCATGGTCGCGGAAGCGGACGCCTTGAGCGGTTTATTTCGCGGACGCGAAAATCGCATTGCCCTGGAACTGGGTATGGAAGGCGATATTGCCGACAGCCAGATCGAAACCTTCCTGCGCATGGCGCACCAAGGTCTGCCAGGCTTGCTGCTGACCTTGCAGGAAGGCTGCGAAGGCGACGCGCGCCTGGCAGTGGAAGAAATGTGCTGTGAGGACGAGTTGTTCCTGCCGCTTTGGGAGGAGTCTTACGTAATGGCGTTGCGCACGGCGCACCCGATGGCGCAGGCCGGCAAAGAGCAGGCGTGGGCGCCGATTGAAGACTGGATCACCTGCCCACAGCACGATTCCCACCAGCGCTTGATGGCGCTGTATGGCCGCTCGCCGCAAGCGGTGGTCGGGCACGCCGGTTCATTGACTCAGGCATTGCACATGGTCGCGGCGGGTGTGGGCGTGGCGATGTTGCCGCAGTCGATGGCCGCCGAGCGGGCCGGGGTAGTGATTCGCGAGTGGCACCTGCCGGCACCGACGCGCCGGGTGGGGTTGTGCTTCGCCGCGCAGGCGTTGGAGCTGCCCGCACTGCGTGCCTTGCATGAATATTTCCAGAACAATCGGCCGCCACAGCTCTCTGCGGCGTGA
- a CDS encoding pyridoxamine 5'-phosphate oxidase family protein — protein sequence MLTTLEQLETLYGLPHERAVRKEIAFLNEDYQAMVRASPLVVVSSSGADGIDGSPRGDVPGFVRIVDERTLAIPDRPGNNRLDTLRNLLHDPRIALLFIIPGIGETLRVNGRAQISIEPELLESFAVNGKPARSVILVQVEAAYFHCSKAFVRSDCWNPEKHLDRSALPSAGAFHKRLNDGQFDAETYDREMPERVRSTLY from the coding sequence ATGCTGACAACCCTCGAACAACTCGAAACCCTCTACGGCCTCCCCCACGAGCGGGCGGTGCGCAAGGAGATTGCGTTTCTCAACGAGGATTACCAGGCCATGGTGCGCGCATCGCCGTTGGTGGTGGTGAGCTCATCCGGGGCGGATGGCATCGACGGTTCGCCGCGTGGCGATGTGCCGGGGTTTGTGCGGATTGTGGATGAGCGCACGTTGGCGATTCCCGATCGGCCGGGCAATAACCGTCTCGATACCTTGCGTAATCTGCTGCACGACCCACGGATTGCGTTGCTGTTCATCATTCCGGGCATCGGCGAAACGTTGCGCGTGAATGGCCGGGCGCAGATTTCCATCGAGCCCGAGCTGTTGGAGAGTTTTGCGGTGAATGGCAAACCTGCGCGATCAGTGATTCTGGTGCAGGTGGAGGCGGCGTATTTCCACTGTTCCAAGGCGTTTGTGCGCTCGGACTGCTGGAACCCCGAGAAACACCTGGACCGCTCGGCATTGCCGTCGGCCGGGGCATTTCACAAGCGGCTCAATGACGGGCAATTTGACGCCGAAACGTATGACCGGGAGATGCCGGAGCGGGTCAGAAGCACGTTGTATTGA
- a CDS encoding YybH family protein — MSTAINTLIEQWKQAVLARDIDSIVSFYADDIVSFDAVTALQFKGKAAYRAHWEACMKHCPGPGIFEFHELHIVEAQDSAFAHWLAHCGGAGPDGEVKACWMRVTAGYQRINGQWRVVHEHWSAPFDMESGTALFDLKP, encoded by the coding sequence ATGAGCACTGCAATCAACACCTTGATCGAGCAATGGAAGCAGGCCGTGCTGGCCCGTGATATCGACAGCATTGTCAGCTTTTACGCCGACGATATCGTCTCGTTCGACGCCGTTACCGCGCTGCAATTCAAGGGCAAGGCCGCCTACCGCGCCCATTGGGAGGCGTGCATGAAGCACTGCCCCGGCCCCGGCATCTTCGAGTTTCATGAACTGCACATTGTAGAGGCCCAAGACAGCGCGTTTGCCCATTGGCTGGCTCATTGCGGCGGTGCCGGGCCGGATGGCGAAGTGAAGGCGTGCTGGATGCGGGTGACCGCCGGTTACCAACGGATCAACGGCCAATGGCGCGTGGTGCATGAGCACTGGTCGGCGCCTTTCGATATGGAAAGCGGCACGGCGCTGTTCGACCTGAAACCCTGA
- a CDS encoding YciI family protein, whose translation MKYLCLIYSNEQVLHTSPDSPADPECFAYAEAIQASGRMLAAEPLESVSSATTVRMRNGKLSITDGPFAETKEQLAGFYLIEAKDLNEAIQVAGGIPAARVGSVEVRPVRELNL comes from the coding sequence ATGAAATACCTCTGCCTGATCTACAGCAACGAACAGGTGCTGCACACCTCGCCGGACAGCCCGGCAGACCCGGAGTGTTTCGCCTACGCCGAGGCGATCCAGGCCAGCGGGCGCATGCTCGCCGCCGAGCCGCTGGAGTCGGTGAGTAGCGCCACCACCGTGCGCATGCGCAATGGCAAGTTGTCGATCACCGACGGGCCATTCGCCGAAACCAAGGAGCAGCTCGCCGGGTTTTACCTGATCGAGGCCAAGGACTTGAACGAAGCGATCCAGGTGGCCGGTGGCATTCCGGCAGCCAGGGTCGGCAGCGTGGAAGTACGCCCTGTGCGTGAATTGAATCTCTGA
- the alaC gene encoding alanine transaminase has product MADQGSPRRFARIDRLPPYVFNITAELKMAARRRGEDIIDLSMGNPDGATPPHIVEKMVTVAQREDTHGYSTSKGIPRLRRAISRWYKDRYEVDIDPESEAIVTIGSKEGLAHLMLATLDQGDTVLVPNPSYPIHIYGAVIAGAQVRSVPLIPGVDFFAELERAIRGSIPKPKMMILGFPSNPTAQCVELDFFERVIALAKQYDVLVVHDLAYADIVYDGWKAPSIMQVPGAKDIAVEFFTLSKSYNMAGWRIGFMVGNPELVNALARIKSYHDYGTFTPLQVAAIAALEGDQQCVKDIAEQYRQRRNVLVKGLHELGWMVENPKASMYVWAKIPEQYAAMGSLEFAKKLLLEAKVCVSPGIGFGEYGDDHVRFALIENQDRIRQAVRGIRGMFRADGLTRKTEV; this is encoded by the coding sequence ATGGCAGACCAAGGTTCGCCGCGCCGCTTTGCGCGCATAGATCGACTCCCCCCTTACGTTTTTAATATCACTGCCGAGCTGAAGATGGCTGCGCGTCGGCGCGGCGAAGACATCATCGACTTGAGCATGGGTAACCCTGACGGCGCCACGCCTCCACATATTGTGGAAAAAATGGTCACCGTCGCCCAGCGTGAAGACACCCACGGCTACTCCACCTCCAAAGGCATTCCGCGTCTGCGCCGGGCGATTTCGCGCTGGTACAAAGACCGTTATGAGGTGGATATCGACCCCGAGTCGGAAGCCATCGTCACCATCGGTTCCAAGGAAGGCCTGGCGCACTTGATGCTGGCCACCCTGGACCAGGGCGACACCGTGCTGGTGCCCAACCCCAGCTACCCGATTCACATCTACGGTGCCGTGATTGCCGGCGCCCAGGTGCGCTCGGTGCCGCTGATTCCCGGCGTGGACTTCTTCGCCGAGCTGGAACGGGCGATTCGCGGCTCGATCCCCAAGCCGAAAATGATGATCCTGGGCTTCCCGTCCAACCCGACCGCGCAGTGTGTGGAGCTGGATTTCTTCGAGCGCGTTATAGCCCTCGCCAAACAGTACGACGTGCTGGTGGTGCACGACCTGGCCTACGCCGACATCGTCTACGACGGCTGGAAAGCCCCGTCGATCATGCAAGTGCCGGGCGCCAAGGACATTGCGGTGGAGTTTTTCACCCTGTCCAAGAGCTACAACATGGCCGGCTGGCGCATTGGTTTCATGGTCGGCAACCCGGAACTGGTCAACGCCCTGGCGCGGATCAAGAGTTACCACGACTACGGCACCTTCACCCCGCTGCAAGTGGCGGCGATTGCGGCGCTGGAAGGCGATCAGCAATGTGTGAAGGACATCGCCGAGCAGTATCGCCAGCGCCGTAACGTGCTGGTCAAGGGCCTGCATGAGCTGGGCTGGATGGTCGAGAACCCGAAGGCGTCGATGTACGTCTGGGCGAAAATTCCCGAGCAGTATGCGGCCATGGGCTCGCTGGAATTTGCCAAGAAACTGCTGCTGGAAGCGAAGGTGTGTGTGTCGCCGGGGATTGGCTTTGGTGAGTATGGGGATGATCATGTGCGCTTTGCGCTGATCGAGAACCAGGACCGGATCCGCCAGGCGGTGCGCGGGATTCGCGGGATGTTCCGCGCGGATGGTTTAACTCGCAAAACCGAGGTTTGA
- a CDS encoding LacI family DNA-binding transcriptional regulator → MMTSKNDKNTRTTGRPTLNEVARLAGVSPITASRALRGISTVATELVEKVQQAAAELNYVVNPAARALASAQSHSVVVIVPSLSNLLFIETLEAIHQVLRPKGFEVLIGNSHYSRDEEENLLRNYMAYQPRGLLLTGFDRTESARRMVEASNVPCVYMMDLDPNAGVNCVGFSQLSAGETAAAHLISRGRKRLAYIGAQLDQRTLLRGEGFRRALQQAGLYDPALELLTPRPSSVGLGGELFLQLLASHPDVDAIFFGNDDLAQGALLEAMRHGIKVPERVAVLGFNDLPASSFMVPRLSSISTPREAIGRRSAEHLLTIMAGNKIAKPVVDMGFELQVREST, encoded by the coding sequence CTGATGACCTCCAAGAACGATAAAAATACCCGCACCACCGGTCGCCCGACCCTCAATGAAGTAGCCCGCCTGGCCGGCGTCAGCCCGATTACCGCCTCCCGCGCCCTGCGCGGCATCAGCACCGTGGCCACCGAACTGGTGGAAAAAGTGCAGCAGGCCGCCGCCGAACTCAACTACGTGGTCAACCCCGCCGCCCGCGCACTGGCCTCCGCGCAAAGCCACTCGGTGGTGGTGATCGTGCCATCGCTGTCCAACCTGCTGTTTATCGAAACCCTGGAAGCCATCCACCAAGTGCTGCGGCCCAAGGGCTTTGAAGTGCTGATCGGCAACTCCCACTATTCGCGCGATGAAGAAGAAAACCTGCTGCGCAACTACATGGCCTACCAGCCACGCGGTTTGCTGCTGACTGGGTTTGACCGCACCGAAAGTGCGCGACGGATGGTCGAGGCCAGCAATGTGCCGTGCGTGTACATGATGGACCTGGACCCGAATGCCGGCGTGAACTGCGTGGGCTTCTCGCAACTGAGCGCGGGCGAAACGGCGGCGGCGCATTTGATTTCACGGGGGCGCAAGCGCCTGGCGTATATCGGTGCGCAGCTCGATCAGCGTACGTTGCTGCGCGGTGAAGGTTTCCGCCGTGCGCTGCAACAGGCGGGCCTGTACGACCCGGCGCTGGAACTGCTGACGCCGCGTCCTTCCTCCGTGGGCTTGGGGGGCGAGCTGTTTTTGCAGCTGCTGGCCAGCCATCCGGATGTGGATGCGATCTTCTTTGGTAACGATGACTTGGCCCAAGGTGCGCTGCTGGAGGCCATGCGCCATGGCATCAAGGTGCCGGAGCGCGTGGCCGTATTGGGCTTTAACGACTTGCCCGCCTCGTCTTTTATGGTGCCGCGCTTGAGCAGCATCAGCACCCCGCGTGAAGCCATTGGCCGGCGCTCGGCAGAGCATTTGCTGACCATCATGGCGGGCAACAAGATCGCCAAGCCGGTGGTGGACATGGGTTTTGAGTTGCAGGTGCGCGAAAGCACCTGA